ATATTGTAGGGTCGGGTATGTTGAATTTGATTTTATCTTGTGCGTTTAATTGTTTAACTGTTTATTGAAATCACACCGAATTTAAAAACATCTGATTTTATATCCCTGATAAAATCAATTCTTTCACGGCAGTATCTTTGTGCTGCAAGTGTTACCAAGCCTACGCCAAACAGGGAAGACTTTAGGCCCAACAGACCCGTTGTTGTTGATATACCTTCAGGCTAGGAAGCGCAGAAGGAACATCAACCAGTTGTTGTTGATATACCTTCAGGCTGGGAAGCGCAGAAGGAACATCAACCCGTTGTTGTAGATATACCTTCAGGCTAGGAAGCGCAGAAGGAACATCAACAACAACTGCCGTGAACTCCCAAAAAAAGAGCCACAACAACCCGACAGGCGGGGTTTATATTTGTAAAATGGACACTTTATACACCCAGAATACACCCTAAACACAATAATCAAAGAACCCAATATTCTCCCATTCCCTGCAAGGGAAGGGGTTGGGGCCTGCCTGCCTACGGAGTCAGGAAGGGTTGGGTGAAAAACTTGCAATGATCTTGCCAAAGCATCACTCATAAGCCTAAGTTGAATGTGGAAGTCTTAAGATGCAACTACGTTATAATTCGTCGTTCTGCATTCGTCAATCGTCATTTCCTACGGCTGGGAAGCGCAGAAGGAACATCAACAACAACTGCCGTGAACTCCCAAAAAAAGAGCTGGAAACAACCGATCGTCGCAGTTTGCAACTGCGATGTGTCCATATTGACACAAGGTGCAGGCTGCATGTAGCCTGATAAAATAGAAAAGAAAAGTCCCGTAGGGACGATATCTTTGTAGAAAAATATATTTGAGGCAATAATAGCGCCTTGGGTGCGGAACCATAGTTTTGTTTCGCTCCGCTGGAGCTGAAAACATTTGGTCATATGGTTGCTACAAAGATGTCGCTCCGCTGGAGCTGAGTAAAAAAGTATCTGCCTTTTGGCTATATTTATTCCTATTGGAATGCATCGCAGGGCATGATGCGAACATCAACAATAGCAGAAAATATTAAAATTTGCTTGTTGGATTAAAAATGAAACTTGATATACCTTGGAACATCAACACAAACTGTGTTCTGCATTCGTCATTCGTCATTCGTCATTTCCTGTAGCTAGGCTGCACTTTAACTGATTCAAACTTTATTGTTGGGATATAAAGTAAAAAACTCTCCACCCTAATAGTATGTAAATGTCAGCCTTGGAGCAGCGGGTTTACCTGACTTAAAGAGCTTGCGGGCCTGTCTGCCTACGTAGTCAGGCAGGCTCAATCAATTAAAGGACGACCTACCCGCTTAAAATTATTTTAAGCAAATTTCGTAAATTATTTTCAAAAACAGGGTTACTTTCCGGATGATAAAATCATTTAGGGATGATAAAGCATCTTTTTTATCCGCATTTTTATTTGATATCGGTTAAAATTGGCTGAAAACAGCCAATGTTTAAAAATAGAATACAAATAGATTTGTGGCATATCAGGATGCTTCAAATTATTGTACCAATATTAATGTAACACCCTCAAATGAAAAAGGAAATACCACTTGCAATCAAATCTGAGATAGAGGATTTATACAGCATCATCCAGATACTTAAAAATTCCGGTGAAGAATCACAATCAAATGGGATCAATAAAGAAGAATTTGATCCGGAAAAGTTATATCTGAAGCTTAAAAGCCTTTATGTACAATATACACAACACCGAAACAGTCACCTGATTAACCAGTTGTCCCAACGGGAAAAAGAAATCATCTTTCATCTTTGTGAAGGAAATATGATAGAAGAAATAGCAATATTACTCAATATATCCAAGCACACTGTAGAAAGCCATATACCGAGAATAACAACAAAATTACAAGTACGCAATTCAAAAGAGTTGATTGCCTTTGCATTCAGGACAGGGTTAATGGTTTGAATTTTTTTATTTACTGGAAGGGTTACCTTTTACAAATAACTGCATTAAAGAAAGTAGCCATTTAGAAAAATCTGCCATTGAGAACTGAAACAATAGTATGATTTTACAGTAAATAATAAAAAAAGAATAAAATTGGCTGAAAACAGCTAACACCAAAAAGTAAATTATATTAATATTTGCATTCCGATATCTAAAGTACTAAAAATTTAATAATTCAAAATCAAACCCTATCATGAGAACATCCATCTTCAGATTCTTTATTTTTTTACTTTTCATAAGTGTGTATAATACGACTTATGCTACGGTTTGGACAGTGAGTAATGATCCTGCCCGGCCTGCACAGTTTACGACAATAACTGCTGCCGTCAATGCTGCATCACCGGGTGATACTTTGAGAATTGCCGGGTCTAATACAACATATGATGTTCCTACCTTATATTTTAAATTAGTGTTCATAGGAGAAGGAGCAAATAATCCAAATGGTCAATCAACACAATTATCTGGGTTTACTTTATCAAGGTTAAATTCTTCATTAGGAAGTAGCGGTTCCAAATTTTATGGTGTAAAATTTTCAGCGGGTGGTTCAGGAGTGATATATGTTACCCCAACATTTTCTGGAGGGACATTAGAGACCCAAGTGCTTGAAGATTTTATTTTTGAGAGATGCCAATTGGGACCGGTTTATATTCAAGGGTCTACTAACACGAAGATAAAAAATATTCTGTTTAGAAATTGTTGGTTTTGGGGTGGAAATCCATTAATTGTATCGGGAGCACATATAAATTCAATTACTCTAACAAATTGTGTAATTGACCCGAGAAATATACAAGGAGATGCACAACCTTTAAATGGGAATTTATTAATAAGAAATTGTTTGTTTTTAAATTCTACATCATCAAGATTTGTAAGTATAAATGGTGCTATTGTTGAAAACTGTATTTTTTATAAATCAGAACCCACAGGAGCGATAAATTCTGTTTTTAACAACAATATTACTTATTTATGCAACAGTAATACAATTCCTTACGGGTCAAATGCAGGAAGTGGTAATTTGATTAATGTAAACCCTTTATTTATTTCATATCCTCCTTTGGGTGCAGATTTTGCTTGGACACATAATTATGGACTACAGGTTGGATCACCGGCTTTAGGAACCGGATCCAACGGAACCAATATCGGACTGACAGGAGGAAATGCACCCGTCAATAATATTCCGGGAAACAGCCGGATACCTGTAGTAACCGGATTGACCTTGCCTACATCATCTATTCCGGTAAACGGCACATTAGAAATTAATATCCAGGCGATCAGCCGCAATTGAATTATTTTATATTCATTTTCTTCAAACTAAATTAAAAATAATCTTATGAAACTCATACTAAGAATATACCTTATACTCACTTCCTTTTTTGTTTACAACAATGGTTATGCTATTCAATGGACTGTAAGTAATGACCCCACTCGTCCTGCACAGTTTACATCTGTTGAAAGCGCTATAAATGCAGCTGCTAACGGTGATACGATATTAGTAGCCGGATCTCAAACAACTTACGTTATAGCTACCAATCCTTTAATCATTAATAAAAGTATAATACTTATAGGCGAAGGGGTTAACAACCCGGATGGGTTTAGCACAAATCTTCAAGTAGGCTCAATGACTTTTGGTCGGTTAAACCCTACTCAAAGTTGTAATGATTCTAAAATTATTGGAATTACATTCAACAGTGTTGCAATAACTATAAATGGAGACTTTTTAGGTTCTTCAGCTCTTGAAAGAACTATTGATAATGTTGAATTTTTAGGTTGCAAATTTATTTATTCAGGACTTGTTTTTTCGAATATATATAATAATTGTAAAATACAGAATTGTTTATTTGACTTCGTGGATATTAGGTTTTATGATTCTCCTACTAATTTGAGTATAAGTAACTCAGTATTCTTTACCAACAATAGTTATTTTCTATCTTCTAATGTAAATTTAAATCATCAGATTTTTGTGAAAAACTGTCTATTCTTAAACAGAACAAATAACTTATTTTTTAGTATTAATGGAATTGTGGTTGAAAATTGTATTTTTTATAAGTCCGAGCCAACTGGCACCATTACAAATTCAATCTTTAATAATAACCTGACATACTTGTGTAACAATAATACACTTCCACCAGCAGGTTCAGGAAATTCAGGAAGTGGTAACATAGAGAATACCAACCCGCTTTTTATTAATTATCCACCTTTAGGAGCAGATTTTGCATGGACTCATGATTACGGACTTCTGGCAGGGTCTCCAGCGATTGGGGCAGGAACTGGAGGTACTAATATAGGGCTCACAGGAGGTACTTATCCGCTCAATCAACTGAAAGGCAACTCACCTTTACCGGTGGTTACCTCGCTTTCCCTGCCTAATAGTTCTGTGCCACTGAATGGAACACTGCAAGGAAATATCCAGGCTAAAGTACGCAATTAAACCCCCTTTTTCATTCATCCGATAACATAAAATAAATGAAAAGGTCCTTATTTTGTTCTTTAAGAATTTTGTCCATCGTAACAGTATTACTATGTATATATGGTCATGTTTCAGGACAAAAGACCATTGTAAGCGCTGAGTATTTTATTGATACGGATCCGGGGGTGGGTTCTGCGACTGCTATCACGGTTACACCTTCAGCTATGATAGACGAAGAGTTTTTTGTGCCTTTAACAGGCATACCACAAGGTTTTCATATGCTTGCTGTACGTGCAAAAGACTCTGACGGTTGGTGGAATGTAGCTACTGCAAAGTTGTTTTACATCAATCCCAATAATATTCCGATACCTCCCGTTGAAAATTTTAACAACGTTCTGGTCGATGCGGAATATTTTTTCGATACGGATCCAGGGGAGGGAAATGGGATTCCGACACAAATACCTGTGGGAACAAATATTGAAATTCAACGATCTTTTGCTACAGGAAGTCTGATGGCAGGAGCGCATAAAGTAGGGGTCAGGGTCAGACAATTAAATGGTCAGTGGAGCAGTACTTTTGGTATAAATTTTACGGTCACTACACCGGTTTGCAGTTTGCCATCAGCGGATTTCAGTTTTACAATGGTCAATGCCGGTCAGTCTGTGACATTGACTAATTTGTCTTCCAATCTGTCTGTCACCCCTACATATGAATGGGATATACTTGCTAATGGATCCGTCGAATATATGACCGAAAACGCCTCGCACACATTTAATAGTGCCGGTTTATATGATATTCGACTAAGAGTGATCAATGAGCCGGGATGTACCACATCAGTCGTAAAACAGGTGGAAGTAGGGCCCATTTATTCAAGACTTATTACACTCGATGGTCCGGCTTCTTTTTGTGAAGGAGACACTGTATTACTTACCGCTCCCGCAGGAAGCGGATGGGTCTGGCAGGATGGTTATTCACTTCAGGAACGTGAAGTAACCACTTCAGGGCACTTTCAGGTAAGTTATACAGATCAGAATAATAACACGGCGTTATCTGATTTAATTTATATCAATATGTATCCTGCCCTAGATATTGTAAAAGATTCCACACCGGATTTTAATAGTCAGAATTTAGGTTCAGCGGCTATATTTGCTTCAGGAGGCAGTTCAAATATTTATAGTTTTCAATGGTCCAATGCTGCCACAACCTATCTTTTGACCGGTCTGTCAGCAGGTAATTATCTGGTGACCGTAAGTGACGGCGTATGTCCTGATACTATTTCCATCACCGTTCCCAATATCAGCAATTTGGGAGATGATCTGGTAGCTGTTGAATATTTTATCGGTTATACAGATCCGGGCCCGGGAAATGGTACACCTTTATTACCATCTCTTGCCGGTGAAGAAGTTTCTTCTTACTGGGACATACCTGTATCAGCATTAAGCTTTGGTCCCAACAGGCTGAATGTCCGGGTTAAAAGAGCAAGTGGTTTTTGGGGTATGCCCACTTCATTACTGATTTATAAACCGGATATTCCCGAACCGCTTCAAGCCGGTAATATCAAAAAGATGGAATATTTTTTTGATACAGATCCCGGCCCCGGCAAAGCGTTCCCTCTGACGGTTGCTCCACCCGTGAGCAATGTTGATGACGACTACCTGATTGATTTCGCAGGATTAACGCCGGGATTACACAAACTTACTGTGAGGGCTGCCAATGAACTCAATGAATGGGGTATAGAAAAGACGATTAGTGTCCTTATTGATAATCCCTTACCGCCCATAGATATCAATGAATATCCTTTGGTAAGCGGAGAATATTTTTTCAATTCAGATCCCGGAGAAGGTAAAGGAAACAGTTTTAGTATGAATCCGGCGCAGTCGATTAATATCAAAAGATTAGCTGAGTTGGCTATGCTCAATCCCGGAAACCATAAAGTTGGAATCCGTGTCAAAGATTTGAGCGGAGCTTGGAGCACATCGCAATATGTAAATTTTACAGTGACTACACCTTCCTGTACCCTGCCGATAGCTGATTTTACCTATACGCAGGCAAATGCCGGAGCAGAAATGTTATTTACAGCACAAAATACAGGAACAGAGGTAGGCACAACCTATGTCTGGGATGTAATGGCAAATGGCACAACAGACTATATTACTGAAAATATGGCACATACATTTTCCACACCGGGTGTATATGATGTGTTGTATAAAGCAGATAATGGTTCAGGATGTTTTAATATGAAGCTCAAACAGGTCATCGTCGGTCCTTTGTTGGATAATACCATACAGTTAAACGGGCCTTCGGAATTTTGTTCCGGAGGAAGTGTGACGCTTACAGCACCTGCGGGAACCGGCTTCCTTTGGAGTTCAGGCCAGACAACTCAAAGCATTGCAGTCAATAATTCGGGTACATTTGAGGTAAGCTATGTGGATCTGAACGGAACGAACAGAGTAAGCGAGTCCGTACAGATAGTAGTCAGGCCATCGTTGATTACATCACTCACCATCAGCCCTGCCAATAACAGTGAAGCAAATGGCTCAGCTAATGTAGCCGTGCAGGGAGGGAGTACCTTTACTTACAATTACAATTGGTCCGGCGGTCAAACGACTTCGGCAATTACGAATGTCGCTCCCAACACGTATATG
The genomic region above belongs to Saprospiraceae bacterium and contains:
- a CDS encoding response regulator transcription factor: MKKEIPLAIKSEIEDLYSIIQILKNSGEESQSNGINKEEFDPEKLYLKLKSLYVQYTQHRNSHLINQLSQREKEIIFHLCEGNMIEEIAILLNISKHTVESHIPRITTKLQVRNSKELIAFAFRTGLMV